The following coding sequences are from one Salvelinus sp. IW2-2015 unplaced genomic scaffold, ASM291031v2 Un_scaffold3233, whole genome shotgun sequence window:
- the LOC112075548 gene encoding olfactory receptor 52D1-like: MESSPSNVSHQTLYLNGFGSLLQYRPLLFAPFFLVFVYSLVANSALILVITKQHTLHAPMYILIGAISALGIAVPVMFVPRMLVSFLSNINLISREECLIQMFCIHYCACFQSTILLGMAIDRYVAICRPLRYNEYIDVTHSLIFNAVFVIRNTVVXIVMVGLIKPLTFCKSNTMYHCFCEHLSVVSLACGNVSRNYIAGIVAFCIPTTDCVFIVYSYVVVFMAIMKSPSGDSRQKAIDTCSTHIMVICVAYLSAMTVFIGYKVSAVPPDFRVFISLMYLLVPGCFNPVIYGYRTKEIRAHLLKYFTCNKIDL, translated from the coding sequence ATGGAAAGCTCGCCAAGCAACGTCTCTCACCAAACCCTCTACCTGAATGGATTCGGCAGTCTTCTACAGTATCGTCCTCTTCTCTTCGCCCCTTTCTTTTTGGTTTTTGTTTACTCTCTAGTTGCTAACTCTGCTCTCATTCTCGTGATTACTAAACAACACACGTTACACGCTCCTATGTATATCCTGATAGGAGCCATATCAGCTCTGGGTATTGCCGTGCCTGTGATGTTTGTACCTAGGATGCTGGTTAGTTTCCTATCTAACATTAACTTGATTTCCAGAGAGGAATGTCTCATTCAGATGTTTTGCATTCATTACTGTGCCTGTTTTCAATCCACTATCTTACTGGGGATGGCGATAGATCGTTACGTTGCTATCTGTCGTCCTCTGAGATACAACGAGTATATCGACGTGACTCATTCTCTCATTTTCAACGCTGTGTTTGTGATTCGAAACACTGTCGTGATRATTGTGATGGTTGGTTTGATAAAACCGCTGACGTTTTGCAAGTCCAATACGATGTACCATTGCTTTTGTGAACACTTGTCAGTGGTTAGTCTGGCTTGTGGTAACGTTTCCAGAAACTACATTGCGGGTATAGTYGCCTTTTGTATACCGACTACCGACTGTGTTTTCATAGTGTATTCCTATGTGGTCGTCTTTATGGCTATAATGAAATCACCATCAGGAGATTCGCGGCAGAAGGCCATTGATACCTGCAGTACTCATATCATGGTTATTTGTGTTGCTTATTTAAGTGCAATGACAGTGTTCATTGGCTATAAGGTGAGCGCTGTCCCTCCTGATTTCCGtgtgtttatcagtctgatgtATCTTCTAGTTCCCGGCTGTTTTAATCCTGTCATATACGGTTATAGAACTAAAGAAATTAGAGCTCACTTACTTAAATATTTTACATGTAATAAAATAGACTTGTGA